A region of Mesoplodon densirostris isolate mMesDen1 chromosome 11, mMesDen1 primary haplotype, whole genome shotgun sequence DNA encodes the following proteins:
- the LOC132499032 gene encoding uncharacterized protein LOC132499032: MNAASKSEAQNINSLPADSPAQGGAGVGTRTVEPRARPWDKLRGRKGTPCGHTSPAAPVGKGKAGLQAQTSWPLFPRDGFVAPNKEPNSGDTCRPVTRPTAAAELLQGRSLAGPPAPLLLRPQRRSPTRPPPLQSQSPGDPPSPQPPRSSESAPSCPLAERLPVPTVPTNPRARKSRWRRPRKPLTAPPSPFNALLPQPSSWAESAGVWRLLRPSPPLTSGPLTPSQVASQDLRLH, encoded by the exons CTTcgaaaagtgaggctcagaacATTAACTCCCTCCCGGCAGACAGCCCAGCACAGGGAGGCGCCGGGGTAGGAACCAGGACGGTGGAACCCAGAGCCCGGCCTTGGGACAAGCTCAGGGGAAGAAAGGGGACCCCATGTGGCCACACGTCACCGGCCGCTCCCGTGGGAAAAGGAAAGGCCGGGCTCCAGGCCCAGACCTCCTGGCCCCTCTTCCCTCGGGACGGCTTCGTGGCCCCAAATAAAGAGCCGAACTCCGGCGACACGTGCCGACCGGTGACTAGGCCCACGGCAGCAGCTGAGCTTCTGCAGGGACGGAGCCTGGCGGGACCACCTGCGCCCCTGCTTCTGCGGCCACAGCGCCGAAGCCCCACCCGGCCTCCCCCTCTCCAGTCCCAGAGCCCAGGGGaccctccttccccccaaccGCCCCGCTCCTCCGAATCTGCCCCCAGCTGCCCACTGGCCGAGCGCCTGCCCGTCCCCACGGTGCCCACGAATCCCCGCGCTCGGAAAAGCAGGTGGAGGCGCCCTCGG AAGCCCCTCACGGCGCCCCCATCCCCCTTCAACGCGCTCCTCCCCCAGCCGAGCTCCTGGGCGGAGAGCGCGGGCGTCTGGCGACTGCTCAGGCCGTCCCCACCGCTCACCTCTggtcccctcaccccctcccaagTGGCGAGTCAGGATCTCCGTCTCCACTAG